In one Limosilactobacillus oris genomic region, the following are encoded:
- a CDS encoding ArgE/DapE family deacylase produces MKEIFTDQEKVQILADLVAIKSVNDHELQVAKYLQRLFAKYGITAKLLPLAANRADLVAEIGSGAPVLGVSGHMDVVTAGELTQWHSDPFTLKERDGHLYGRGATDMKSGLTALVIAMITIQQNHLLKRGTIRLMATAGEEVGEQGSRYLKDQGYMDDVAALLIAEPTGYRIATAHKGSMDIELTSHGIAAHSSMPEQGYNAIDPLMKLLVQANQTFRNTDKVNTELGRLTFNTTVFNGGDQVNSIPAQASAKVNVRTIPEFNNDLVAGRLEKMVAVANRAGAKLKLDIYMSQPSIQTTGDSRFVHLAQQIGSQYAGQAVPTFALNPVTDASNLVVDKGPQFPLAVFGPGNDTPHQVNEYADRQMYLNFINLYTKLFTTYLDFSAQG; encoded by the coding sequence ATGAAAGAAATTTTTACTGACCAGGAAAAGGTTCAAATTTTAGCCGACCTGGTTGCCATTAAATCGGTCAATGACCATGAACTGCAGGTTGCCAAATACTTGCAGCGCTTATTTGCTAAGTATGGGATAACGGCCAAGTTGCTACCGCTTGCTGCTAACCGGGCAGACCTGGTTGCGGAAATTGGAAGCGGGGCCCCAGTCCTGGGCGTGTCCGGTCACATGGACGTGGTGACCGCTGGCGAGTTGACCCAGTGGCATAGTGACCCGTTTACGCTCAAGGAACGGGATGGTCACCTTTACGGCCGCGGGGCAACAGATATGAAGTCGGGGCTAACGGCATTAGTGATTGCGATGATTACCATCCAGCAAAATCACCTGCTGAAGCGGGGGACCATCCGCTTGATGGCGACCGCGGGTGAAGAAGTTGGCGAGCAGGGTTCCCGCTATCTAAAGGACCAGGGCTACATGGATGATGTTGCGGCCCTGCTGATTGCCGAACCGACAGGCTACCGGATTGCAACGGCGCACAAGGGCTCGATGGACATCGAACTAACTTCGCATGGCATCGCGGCCCATAGCTCAATGCCGGAGCAGGGGTATAATGCCATCGACCCGTTGATGAAGCTGCTCGTCCAGGCTAACCAAACTTTCCGGAACACCGATAAGGTTAACACCGAGCTGGGCCGCCTGACCTTTAATACCACCGTCTTTAACGGTGGCGACCAGGTTAATTCCATTCCGGCTCAAGCAAGCGCTAAGGTCAACGTGCGTACGATCCCGGAATTCAATAATGACCTCGTAGCGGGCCGCTTGGAGAAAATGGTGGCTGTTGCTAACCGGGCGGGAGCAAAACTCAAGCTGGATATTTACATGTCCCAGCCGTCAATTCAGACAACCGGTGATTCGCGTTTTGTCCACCTGGCCCAACAAATTGGTAGTCAGTATGCCGGTCAAGCTGTGCCGACCTTTGCCCTCAACCCGGTAACGGACGCTTCTAACCTGGTAGTTGACAAGGGTCCCCAGTTTCCACTAGCGGTATTTGGGCCGGGCAATGACACGCCCCACCAAGTCAACGAGTACGCTGACCGCCAAATGTACCTGAACTTTATCAACTTGTACACTAAACTGTTTACTACTTACTTGGATTTCTCGGCTCAAGGCTAG
- a CDS encoding SDR family NAD(P)-dependent oxidoreductase, producing MSFLKGKVALITGAGRAVLANGKSGSIGYGIATAYAKEGANLVITGRNTSKLAAAKEELEEQYGIQVLTIQADINRQADNRAVVQNVVDQIKQEFGQLDVLINNAQASASGVTLADHTSDQFDLAIYSGLYAAFYYMQACYPLLKESQGSVINFASGAGLFGNYGQSAYAAAKEGIRGLSRVAATEWAKDNVNVNVVCPLAWTAKLEQFKEAFPDAFKANVHVPPIGHFGDAEKEIGRVCVQLASPDFKYMTGETLTLEGGLGQRP from the coding sequence ATGAGCTTCTTAAAAGGAAAAGTCGCTTTAATTACCGGGGCGGGCCGCGCCGTTCTCGCTAACGGGAAAAGCGGTTCAATCGGTTACGGGATTGCAACTGCCTATGCCAAAGAAGGGGCGAACCTGGTAATTACCGGGCGTAATACCAGCAAACTAGCCGCGGCAAAGGAGGAACTCGAAGAGCAATATGGCATTCAGGTCCTCACCATCCAAGCGGACATTAACCGCCAGGCCGATAACCGGGCCGTCGTCCAAAACGTTGTCGACCAAATTAAACAGGAATTTGGTCAGCTGGATGTCTTGATTAACAATGCTCAGGCTTCGGCTTCCGGCGTCACCCTGGCTGACCACACCAGCGACCAATTCGACCTCGCCATTTATTCCGGCCTCTACGCTGCCTTCTACTACATGCAGGCCTGTTATCCGCTGCTCAAGGAAAGCCAGGGTTCCGTAATCAACTTTGCCTCTGGTGCCGGGCTTTTCGGCAACTACGGGCAAAGTGCTTACGCGGCAGCAAAGGAAGGGATTCGGGGCTTGAGCCGGGTCGCTGCCACCGAATGGGCTAAGGATAACGTCAACGTGAACGTCGTTTGTCCGCTCGCTTGGACCGCGAAGTTGGAGCAATTCAAAGAAGCCTTCCCGGACGCCTTCAAAGCCAACGTCCACGTTCCACCAATCGGTCACTTCGGTGATGCTGAAAAAGAAATCGGACGGGTCTGCGTCCAGCTGGCGTCCCCTGATTTTAAGTACATGACGGGTGAAACCCTCACCCTCGAAGGTGGGTTGGGGCAACGGCCATAA
- a CDS encoding APC family permease yields the protein MSFWKTITRKEDPRVYENKDGHLVRSLKVRDFLALGVGTIVSASIFTLPGEVAAMHTGPAVAISFVVAAVVAGLVAFAYAEMAAAMPFAGSAYSWINVVFGEFFGWIAGWALLAEYFIALAFVGAGLSANLRALLAPAGIKLPAALSNAFGTEGGVVDIISVVVIAIVAILIANGASKAARVENLLVVLKVFAILLFVVVGLTAIKSSNYVPFIPKYHETANGAFGGWQGIYAGVSMIFLSYIGFDSIAANSAEAINPQKTMPRGILGSLLVAVVLFVSVAMVLMGVLPYTKYANSAEPVGLALRAAGHGGVAVVVQSIAVVGMFTALIGMSLAGSRLIYSFGRDGMLPKWLGKVDKDGRPNRALWTLTIVAIVIAAFFPFAFLSQLVSAGTLIAFMFVSLGIYALRKREGKDIADPSFKMPFYPVMPALAFLASLLVFMGLDYQAKLYAGIWFVLGLVIYFTYGIRHSFLAKKKDK from the coding sequence ATGAGTTTTTGGAAAACAATCACCCGAAAAGAAGACCCACGCGTGTATGAAAATAAGGACGGCCACCTGGTGCGGTCTTTAAAGGTGCGGGACTTCTTAGCACTCGGGGTCGGAACGATTGTGTCCGCGTCCATCTTTACCCTTCCTGGTGAAGTGGCGGCGATGCATACCGGACCGGCGGTTGCCATCTCCTTCGTCGTGGCGGCGGTCGTGGCTGGCCTGGTGGCCTTTGCCTACGCTGAAATGGCGGCAGCGATGCCGTTTGCCGGGTCTGCCTATTCTTGGATCAACGTGGTTTTCGGTGAATTCTTTGGCTGGATTGCCGGTTGGGCCCTGCTGGCGGAGTACTTTATCGCCCTGGCCTTTGTCGGTGCCGGGCTGTCGGCCAACCTGCGGGCGCTCTTAGCTCCGGCGGGAATCAAGCTGCCGGCTGCCTTGTCCAACGCCTTTGGTACTGAGGGCGGGGTCGTCGATATTATCTCCGTGGTCGTGATTGCCATCGTGGCGATTTTGATTGCCAATGGGGCGTCGAAAGCGGCCCGGGTGGAAAACCTGCTGGTGGTCTTGAAGGTCTTCGCAATCCTGCTGTTTGTCGTTGTCGGCCTGACCGCTATCAAGTCCAGCAACTACGTCCCGTTTATTCCGAAATACCACGAAACTGCTAATGGTGCGTTCGGGGGCTGGCAGGGAATCTACGCCGGGGTCTCAATGATCTTCCTGTCCTACATCGGTTTTGACTCGATTGCGGCCAACTCGGCGGAGGCCATTAATCCGCAAAAGACGATGCCGCGGGGGATTCTTGGTTCCCTGTTGGTTGCTGTGGTCCTCTTCGTTTCGGTGGCGATGGTCCTGATGGGGGTCCTTCCTTATACTAAGTACGCTAATAGTGCGGAACCGGTTGGGTTGGCACTGCGGGCGGCTGGTCACGGTGGCGTGGCTGTTGTTGTTCAGTCGATCGCGGTTGTCGGGATGTTCACCGCCCTGATTGGGATGAGTTTAGCCGGGTCCCGGTTGATTTACTCATTCGGTCGTGACGGAATGTTGCCGAAGTGGCTGGGGAAGGTTGACAAGGATGGTCGACCGAACCGGGCACTGTGGACGCTGACGATTGTGGCGATTGTAATTGCGGCCTTCTTCCCATTTGCCTTCCTGTCCCAGTTAGTTTCTGCGGGGACGCTGATTGCCTTCATGTTCGTTTCGCTGGGAATCTATGCTCTGCGTAAGCGTGAAGGAAAGGACATTGCGGACCCATCATTCAAGATGCCGTTCTATCCGGTCATGCCGGCACTGGCCTTCTTGGCTTCCCTGCTGGTGTTCATGGGGTTAGACTACCAAGCAAAGCTCTACGCGGGAATTTGGTTCGTCCTTGGCCTGGTCATCTACTTTACTTACGGGATCCGCCACTCCTTCCTAGCCAAAAAGAAAGATAAATAA
- a CDS encoding dihydrolipoyl dehydrogenase family protein codes for MKNYDYIILGTGPAGYKLTQLLAKTGKSLLAVEGGLFGGTCPNVGCEPKIFLSGAVHTALASQQLVGRGIAQPAQVDWDQLMTVKKARFDSWPAETKAIYEKMCDVAVGYGEFVDAHTIQVNGHQYHGTHIIIATGHRPHRLDIPGKEYLHDSTDVLSLSHRPDHAVFIGGGYVAIELATFLAAAGTKVDLLIRSDRILRGFYGKYVQEMVDQLTARGLTFHFQTTASAVAKTGERVTVTTNHGEQLTTDYVVDASGRVPNVEKLQLAAAGIKYSRRGIDVDDHLQTSVAGVYAIGDITSQPVPKLTTVAELEADYLYRQLVKGDQEPLRYPTIGTAAFAFPEIAQAGVNPEEAADDSRYQVVEHDLSFGSFYAGLNEQGAKLTVVYDRDQQLVGASEIGATAADDINNLVPVIGLQPSSREWQRKVLPAYPALADKVFGLLKQ; via the coding sequence ATGAAAAATTACGATTATATCATCCTGGGGACGGGCCCCGCGGGGTACAAACTGACCCAATTACTTGCTAAGACCGGGAAGTCGCTCTTAGCAGTCGAGGGTGGCCTATTTGGTGGTACCTGTCCCAACGTCGGCTGTGAACCAAAGATTTTCTTATCTGGCGCCGTTCATACAGCGTTGGCAAGCCAGCAACTTGTGGGTCGTGGAATTGCTCAGCCAGCACAGGTGGATTGGGACCAACTAATGACAGTTAAGAAGGCGCGCTTTGACTCCTGGCCAGCTGAGACGAAGGCGATTTACGAAAAAATGTGTGACGTGGCGGTCGGCTACGGGGAATTCGTGGACGCCCACACCATCCAGGTCAACGGCCACCAGTATCATGGTACCCACATTATTATTGCAACGGGCCACCGTCCGCATAGGTTGGACATTCCCGGTAAGGAATACCTTCATGATAGTACGGACGTCCTTTCATTGTCCCACCGGCCAGACCATGCCGTCTTCATCGGTGGTGGTTATGTTGCCATCGAGCTGGCTACTTTCCTAGCCGCGGCGGGGACCAAAGTTGACCTCCTCATTCGGTCCGACCGGATTCTGCGGGGCTTTTACGGCAAGTATGTCCAGGAGATGGTTGACCAGCTGACGGCCCGGGGGCTTACATTTCACTTCCAAACGACGGCTAGCGCGGTTGCCAAGACTGGCGAGCGGGTTACCGTCACCACTAACCACGGCGAACAGTTAACCACTGATTACGTGGTCGACGCCAGCGGCCGGGTACCAAATGTCGAAAAGCTACAGCTGGCGGCTGCCGGAATCAAGTATTCCCGGCGCGGGATTGATGTCGACGACCACCTGCAGACGAGCGTGGCGGGAGTTTATGCAATTGGTGATATTACCAGCCAACCCGTGCCAAAACTGACTACGGTCGCGGAGCTGGAAGCCGATTACCTGTACCGCCAGCTAGTAAAGGGCGACCAGGAGCCGCTCCGTTACCCGACAATTGGAACCGCGGCCTTTGCCTTTCCAGAAATTGCCCAGGCTGGTGTGAATCCGGAAGAAGCAGCGGATGATTCCCGTTATCAGGTGGTGGAACATGACTTGTCGTTCGGCAGTTTTTATGCCGGTTTGAATGAACAAGGTGCCAAGTTAACGGTGGTGTATGACCGGGACCAGCAACTGGTCGGCGCCAGCGAGATTGGCGCTACGGCAGCAGATGATATCAACAATTTAGTGCCAGTCATTGGCCTCCAACCAAGCAGCCGTGAGTGGCAACGGAAGGTACTGCCGGCTTATCCGGCCTTGGCGGATAAGGTTTTCGGATTATTGAAGCAATAG